The Arthrobacter sp. OAP107 DNA segment GCCGTTGAGTCGGCTGCCGCCACCGTGCGCGACGTCGTGATCGAAGTTGCCGCCTCCACCATCACCGAACGTGGCGCCACCCGTGCGGATGACCGCATCTCCGAGGCCGCCATGGAAGACCGCAAGAAGGACGGCTACTTCTAATGACTACCGACATTGACACCGCCCGCGCCGCGGCCCTCCTGGACGAGGCCCCGCTCGCGTCCGCCTCGCTGTTCCGCTTCGCCACCGCAGGATCGGTCGACGACGGGAAGTCCACTCTGGTGGGCCGGCTCCTGCACGACTCCAAGGCCATCCTCGCCGACCAGCTCGAGGCTGTCGCCCGTACATCCTCGGACCGCGGCTTCGGCGGCTCGGCCGGCGGCATCGACCTTGCACTGCTGACCGACGGCCTGCGTGCCGAGCGCGAGCAGGGCATCACCATCGACGTCGCCTACCGCTACTTCGCCACGGACCGCCGCAGCTTCATCCTCGCGGACTGCCCCGGGCACGTGCAGTACACCAAAAACACGGTGACCGGCGCGTCCACGGCGGATGCCGTCGTCGTACTCATTGACGCCCGCAAGGGTGTCCTGGAGCAGACCCGCCGGCACCTGTCCGTGCTGCAGCTGCTGCGCGTGGCACACGTGATCGTGGCCGTGAACAAGATCGACCTCGTGGACTTCAGCGAGTCCGTGTTCCGCGAGATCGAGGCCGACGTGCAGCAGGTGGGCCGCGAGCTCGGCCTGGGATCCGACGGGATCGCCGACCTCCTGGTGGTTCCGGTTTCCGCGCTCGACGGCGACAACGTGGTGGAGCGCTCGGAGCGCACCCCCTGGTACACCGGCCCGGCGCTGCTCGAGGTGCTCGAGACGCTGCCCGCCGCCGATGAACTCGAAAGCCACCTGGAGAGCTTCCGCTTCCCCGTGCAGCTGGTCATCCGGCCGCAGGGCGCGCTGGCGCCGGACGCTGTTGCCGGCGGGCTCGACGTCGAGGAATACCGCGACTACCGCGCCTACGCCGGGCAGATCACCGAGGGTTCCGTAAAGGTAGGGGACAAGGTTTCTGTGCTCACGCCTGGCCAGGACCCGCGCACCACCACCGTGACGGGCATCGACTTCGCCGGCGCCTCACTGGAGGAAGCGGCGGCGCCGCAGTCGGTGGCGATCCGCCTGGCTGACGAGTTCGACGTTGCCCGCGGTGACACCATCGCCGCCGCCGGCACCGTCCGCGAAAGCTCGGCCGACCTGTACGCCCAGCTATGCTGGCTGTCCCCGAAGCCGCTCCGCGAGGGCGCCAAGGTCCTGGTCAAGCACGGTACCCGCACCGTGCAGGCCCTGGTCCGCAGTGTCAACGGCAAGCTGGACCTGGCCACCTTCAACCTCGAGGGTGCCTCCAGCCTGGAGCTCAACGACATCGGGCACGCACAGCTCCGGCTCGCCGCCCCGCTGCCGCTCGAGAACTACCTGCACCACCGCCGCACGGGCGCGTTCCTGGTGATCGACCCGCTCGACGGCAATACCCTCGCCGCCGGCCTGGTCAAGGACCACCCGGGCGACCATGAGGACGAGCGCTACAGCATCTGATTCCGCCGAATTCGCCGGAAGAGCAGCGAGGCCGCCGTATCCGTACGGCGGCCTCGCTGCGTTCCGGCGATCTCGCGGTTCCCGGGCCCTTGCCATGCCCAGACTGGCCCACCATCATCAAGAATGGGAGGCCGCTCGTGGAGACCATCAACAGCAAGCTCATCAACTGGGCGTCGATCCTGGATGACAGGACCCGTGAGCAGGCACTGACCACGTCCCGCCTGCCCTTCATCTACCCGCACCTGGCACTGATGCCGGACGCGCACCTCGGCAAGGGCGCAACGGTGGGGTCCGTCATCCCGACGCTCGGCGCGATCATTCCGGCCGCCGTCGGGGTGGACATCGGCTGCGGCATGATCGCTGTGCGGACCCAGTACGCCCTTAAGGAGCTGCCGCGGGACCGGAAACCGCTGCGGGAGGGCATCGAGCGGGCCGTCCCGCTGTCCGCCGGCCACAACAACCGCAAGGTGACGGCGACGGCGGAACCGCGCATCGCCGACCTGCACAGGCGGGCCGAGAAAGCCGGGTTCAACCCCGCCCAGTACGTGGCGAAATGGGACCTCCAGCTTGGCTCGCTCGGGTCCGGCAACCACTTCATCGAAGTCTGCACCGACGAGACCGACGCCGTCTGGCTGTTCCTGCATTCCGGCTCACGCGGCATCGGCAACAAGATCGCCCAGCATCACATCACGGTGGCGCAGGGAGTGGCCCGGGACAAGCGCATCACCCTGGAGGACCCGGATCTCGCATACCTGGAGGAAGGCACGCCGCAGTTCACGCGCTACATCAAGGAGCTGCGCTGGGCCCAGCACTTCGCCCTGCTGAACCGCGAGGAAATGATGGACCGCGTGATCCGGCAGTTCAGCGACTGGGTGGGCGGAACTGTCACGGAGACGGAGCGGATCAACTGCCACCACAACTTCACCCAGGAAGAGACTCATTACGGAAAGTCGGTCTGGGTGTCGCGCAAGGGTGCCATCAAGGCGGAGGCCGGCGACCCCGGCCTGATACCCGGGTCCATGGGGACGGCGTCATATGTCGTGGAGGGACTCGGCAATACGGCTTCCCTGAACTCCTCGCCGCACGGCGCCGGCCGGGAGTATTCACGTAACGCGGCGCGCAAGACGTTCACGCTGGCCCAGCTGAAGGAGGCCATGCACGGCATCGAGTTCCGGGCCACGGAAGCGTTCATCGACGAGATCCCGGCCGCCTACAAGCCGATCGACCAGGTCATGCGCGACGCCGCCGATCTGGTGAAGGTGCGGCACCGGCTGCGCCAGCTGGTCAATGTCAAGGGGGATTAGCCCCGAAATTCCACGGGCCCGCGCGCAGGCGGATTTTTGTGGCTGAATGTGACGTTGCATGAACCTGCGTGACCCCGGGTTTCCGCTCCGTTGAACCCCTTTTACGCCAGTCCCT contains these protein-coding regions:
- a CDS encoding RtcB family protein yields the protein METINSKLINWASILDDRTREQALTTSRLPFIYPHLALMPDAHLGKGATVGSVIPTLGAIIPAAVGVDIGCGMIAVRTQYALKELPRDRKPLREGIERAVPLSAGHNNRKVTATAEPRIADLHRRAEKAGFNPAQYVAKWDLQLGSLGSGNHFIEVCTDETDAVWLFLHSGSRGIGNKIAQHHITVAQGVARDKRITLEDPDLAYLEEGTPQFTRYIKELRWAQHFALLNREEMMDRVIRQFSDWVGGTVTETERINCHHNFTQEETHYGKSVWVSRKGAIKAEAGDPGLIPGSMGTASYVVEGLGNTASLNSSPHGAGREYSRNAARKTFTLAQLKEAMHGIEFRATEAFIDEIPAAYKPIDQVMRDAADLVKVRHRLRQLVNVKGD
- a CDS encoding GTP-binding protein translates to MTTDIDTARAAALLDEAPLASASLFRFATAGSVDDGKSTLVGRLLHDSKAILADQLEAVARTSSDRGFGGSAGGIDLALLTDGLRAEREQGITIDVAYRYFATDRRSFILADCPGHVQYTKNTVTGASTADAVVVLIDARKGVLEQTRRHLSVLQLLRVAHVIVAVNKIDLVDFSESVFREIEADVQQVGRELGLGSDGIADLLVVPVSALDGDNVVERSERTPWYTGPALLEVLETLPAADELESHLESFRFPVQLVIRPQGALAPDAVAGGLDVEEYRDYRAYAGQITEGSVKVGDKVSVLTPGQDPRTTTVTGIDFAGASLEEAAAPQSVAIRLADEFDVARGDTIAAAGTVRESSADLYAQLCWLSPKPLREGAKVLVKHGTRTVQALVRSVNGKLDLATFNLEGASSLELNDIGHAQLRLAAPLPLENYLHHRRTGAFLVIDPLDGNTLAAGLVKDHPGDHEDERYSI